The Paramicrobacterium fandaimingii DNA segment ATGGTTCCCGAGAAGAACGTCTACGACCAGCGCCTCGCCGCCGCATCCGCCGGTCTCCCCACCTCAAGCTCCGAGGGGTACACGCTCCTCGACGACATGGGCGTGACGACCTCGGAGTTTCAGCAGTCCGTCACCTACAAGCGCGCAATTGAAGGTGAGCTCGCCGACACGATCTCGTCGCTCGACGGCGTCACCGCGGCATCCGTTCAACTCGCGATTCCCGAGGAGAGCGTCTTCGTCTCAGAGAAGGTCGACCCGACGGCATCCGTCTTCATCGAGACGGATAAGGGCGCGACGCTCGCGAAGGGCCAGGTGGAGGCGATCGTTCACCTCACGTCTGCAGCGATCACCGATCTTAAGGCAGAGAACGTCGCTGTCATCGACCAGGCCGGCGAGGTGCTCTCGGCCGTGGGCGTCGGCGCGACAGGGGGAACAGACCAGCAGGCAGGGGATTACGAGGCTCGCGTCAGCCAGAACATTCAGGACATGCTCGACGCGATCGTCGGCGCGGGCAACGCGACGGTGACCGTTGCGGCCGAGATGAACCTGTCGGCGACCGAGAAGCTCGACGAAGCGTATTCGCTTCCCGAAGGTGACATTCCGATCGACGAGAAGACGAAATCAGAGAAGTACTCGGGCGGGAGCGGAGGCGGCTCCGGCGTGCTCGGCCCAGACAACATCGGCGTTCCCGGAGGCGGGAACAACGGCAACTACGAAGCGACAGAGACAACGCGAAACAATGCGGTGAACAAGTCGACGGAGAAGACGACGACGCCCGCCGGCGCAATCAACCGCCAGACCGTGTCTGTGGCCGTCGATTCGGATGCCGCAGAGAACGTCGACCTCGGCCAGATTCAGAACCTCGTCACAACGGCAGCCGGAATCGACACGGCCCGCGGCGACGACGTCACAGTCGCGCTCGTGTCGTTCAGCGAGACTGACGCGAATGCCGCCAAGGAAGCGCTGCAGGCAGCGAAGGATGCCGCTGCCGCCGACCGCATGAGCGCCATCATCCGCACGGGAATCATCGCCGCGGCGATCCTCGCGACGCTGATCGCCGGCATCGTGCTCTACGCACGACGCAACAAGCAGCAGACCCGCGAGTCAATTGAGCTGACGCAGATTGACGAGCCGTCGGCCTTCGACGAGCTGCTTGAGGCGCCGACCGAGAAGCTCTCGCTCGAGACATCCGACCCCGGGCCCGATCCCGAGCCCGGTCCGGAGGAGATCTCGATGAACAAGCGACGTGCCGAGATCGACGCCATTGCCGGGCGCGACCCGGGCAAGACCGCTGAGCTGCTGCGCACGCTCATGGACGACAGGCAAGACGCATGACAGATATGACCGGCGTGCAGAAGGCAGCGATCGTCTTGATGTCACTGGAGCGTGAGCGCGCGGCAGAGGTGATGAAGCAGTTCACGGATGCCGAGGCGGAAGAGATCACCGCCGAGATCATTCGCATTCGCCGCGTCGACGGTGAAACCGCGGAGGGCGCCCTCACCGAGTTTCACACGCTCGCAACGCAGCAGCTCTTCCAGGGGCGGGGCGGGCGCGACGTCGCCGCGGGAATTCTCGAGGCATCGTTCGGCTCTGAGCGGGCCGAGACGGTGATGACCCGCGTCACATCGAGCCTCGCGGGCAAGTCGTTCGAGTTTCTCTCGGTGGCAGACCCGGGCCAGGTCGTCTCGCTGCTCGATGGCGAGCTCCCCCAGACGATTGCTCTCGTTCTCGCGCACCTCACGCCTGCGCAGGCATCCGCTGTGCTCGCCACCCTCCCCGACCCGCGCCGCACCGATGTCGCACAGTGCATCGCCACAATGGGAACGGCAACCCAAGAGGCGATCACGATCGTCGCAGACACGCTCAAGTCGCGCACGGGCGGGGTCTTTCCGCAACGCGACAACACCGGAGTCGTCGGCGGAGTTCAGCCGCTCGTCGAGATCATCAACCGGTCGGATGCCGCGACGGAGAAGGCGCTTCTCGAGAGCCTCGAGGCGCGCGACGCCGAGCTCGCCGAAGACGTGCGCTCGCGCATGCTGACATTTGCCGACATCGTTCGACTCGGCCAGAGGGACGTGCAGCTTGTGCTGCGCGGAATCGACACGACGGTGCTCGCGACCGCCATGAAGGGTGCGAGCGATCCCGTCGCCGAGGTGATTCGCGCCAACCTCTCAGAGCGCAACCGTGCCCTGCTCGATGACGAGACCGAGAACCTTGGCCCCGTGCGCGTGTCGCAGGTGGAGGAGGCGCGATCAGAGATCGTGCGCGTCATCCGCACTCTCGAATCGCAGGGCGACATCACCGTTCAGCGCGCCGACGAGGAGGCGTATGTCTACTGACGGTTTCACTCCAGGCATCTTTCCCCGCATCACCACTCCCGAGTCGGAGCGGGAGGTCGAGCGTGCGCGGCTCAGCGGCTACGCCGCCGGACACGCGGAGGGAATGCGCGCGGCTGCCGAGGCAGCAGCGGCCCAGCGCGCCCGCATCGATGCCGAGAACACGGTTCTGCGCCGCGAGCAGGTGCGCCAGCTTGAGCGCGCGACAGAGATTCTCGATGCCGCGGCGCTGTCTCTCGCCCACCGCGAAGAGACCCTCCTCTCGGCAGCGCAGAGCCACGTGGAGAGCCTCGCCGTCGACCTCGCCGAAGCCGTGATCGCCCGCGAGCTCGACTCCGACGATGAGTCGGCGAGGAACGCTCTGCACCGCGCGCTCTCTGTCGTCGATGTGCACGCGCTCAGCGGTGTGCGGCTCAACCCCGCTGACATCGACGTTCTGCATCGACGGGGTGGGGAGACGGCGCCGATCCCGCTCGTTGCCGACCCGACCGTTGCGGTTGGCGACGCTGTTGCCATGCTCGAAGACGGCACGATCGACGCCCGCCTCGACGCGGCATTCGCCCGCGTGCGTTCCGCCCTCAGCGAGGGACGATCATGACGCTCGCCTGGCCAGAGATCATCGAAACAGCGCGCCCCGAACGGCTCGGAACCGTCTCGCAGGTTCTCGGGCTGGGCGTCGACGTGCGCGGTCTGACCTGCGCCGTCGGCGACATGGTGACGATTGCCGGCGGCATCGACGCCGAGGTCGTCGCCACGAGCAACGGGCAGCTGCGCTGCATGCCGCTGACGCCCATGACCGGCATCACTGTGGGCGATGCTGTGCACTCGAACGGGCGGCCGCTCTCGGTGCCGACGGGCCCGGCATTGCTCGGGCGCGTGCTTGACGGACTCGGGCGTCCGATCGACGGCAAGGGCCCGCTCACGGATGCTCCTCGAGTGACCCTCGATCACCAGCCGCCGTCGGTGATGGGCCGCAACAGAATCGCCACTCCGCTCACGCTCGGCGTGCGCGCGCTCGACACGCTCACGACAACCGGCGTCGGTCAGCGGCTCGGCCTGTTCGCGGGCTCCGGCGTGGGCAAATCGTCGCTGATGTCGATGATCGCCAGGGGAACCGACGCTCAGGTCTCGGTGATCGCGCTGGTCGGCGAGCGCGGTCGCGAGGTGCGCGAATTCATCGAAGACGATCTGGGCCCCGAGGGTCTTGCCCGATCCGTCGTCGTCGTCTCCACATCGGACCAACCGGCGATGGCTCGCCTGCGGGCATCCTTCGTCGCAACGCGCATCGCCGAGGCATTTCGCGATGACGGCTTCGACGCCATGCTCATGATGGACTCGCTGACCCGCGTCGCAATGGCCCAGCGCGAGATCGGCCTCTCTGCCGGCGAACCTCCGGCCACGCGCGGCTATCCGCCGTCGACGTTCTCGGTGCTCGCGCAGCTTCTCGAACGCGCCGGAACGGATGTCGCCGGTTCGATCACCGGGCTGTACACGGTTCTCGTCGACGGCGATGACCACAACGAGCCGATTGCCGATGCGGCCCGCTCCATTCTCGACGGACACATCGTGCTCGACCGCTCGCTCGCCGTCACCGGGCACTACCCTGCCATCGATGTGCTCGGCTCCATCTCCCGCGTTGCGGGAAAAATCACCTCGGCGGGGCAGCGCGCACGCGCGACGAGCCTTCGCACGGTTCTCGCCGCGCGGCGAGAGGCAAGCGATCTCATCGACGTCGGCGCATACCAGCCGGGGGCAAACCCGCGAGTGGATGCCGCCGTTGCCAACGAGCGCGGCATCTCCGAGTTCCTCACCCAAAGCATCGACGACGTCGTCACCGCCGAGGAGTCGTGGCGCCAGCTTGACCGCCTTGTGTCGACGTTCGGAGGCGTCTGATGGCCCGAAAGTTCGCCCTCACCGGCCTGCTCAGGCTGAGGAGCATCCAACAGCGTCAGGCGGCAGAGCGGCTCTCGCGTGAGACGATGAATGCCCGCCAAGCCGAGACGCGTGAACGCCACGCCCGCGCCGCGCTCGGCTCGTCTGGCACGGAGGCCGTCGACGTGCGCACGCTGGCCGCCCTGGCGGCATCCCGAGTCGCCGCCCGCAGCCAGCTCGCCGAACTGACAAACCTCACCGAGCAGCACGTCACGGCCCGCGACGAGGCCGCGCACGCGCACGCGCTTGCGAAGCGCGAGGAGAAGAGCCTCGAGAAGCTCAAAGACGCGCACGACGACCGCGAACGCACAGCAGATCTGCGTGCGGAACAGGCAGTTCTCGACGAGATAGCCACAACCAGGTGGACGGAGACCGACTCATGAGCCTCACAGTCGCACTCGAGCGCATCAGCGACATCCAAACGCAGATTCACCAGCTCACCACGCCGGCCACAACGACGCCGACGTCTGCGGCGCCGGCGGCAGCAACCAGCTTCGCCGCAGCCCTCGACGCGGCCGGAACGGCGCCGAACGGCGGCGTCTCAGGAACCGACATCGTCGATCAGGCACGAAGCTACATCGGGGTTCCCTACGTGTTCGGCGGCGAAGACCGGTCGGGCATCGACTGCTCCGGCCTCGTGCAGCGCGTTCTCG contains these protein-coding regions:
- the fliF gene encoding flagellar basal-body MS-ring/collar protein FliF produces the protein MPRAVSSLFQRFGRTVNAFTVPQRAIAIIGVAVLVLGTVALATWLTRPSMSPLFTDLSASDANAVVEQLKSSGVEYELADGGATVMVPEKNVYDQRLAAASAGLPTSSSEGYTLLDDMGVTTSEFQQSVTYKRAIEGELADTISSLDGVTAASVQLAIPEESVFVSEKVDPTASVFIETDKGATLAKGQVEAIVHLTSAAITDLKAENVAVIDQAGEVLSAVGVGATGGTDQQAGDYEARVSQNIQDMLDAIVGAGNATVTVAAEMNLSATEKLDEAYSLPEGDIPIDEKTKSEKYSGGSGGGSGVLGPDNIGVPGGGNNGNYEATETTRNNAVNKSTEKTTTPAGAINRQTVSVAVDSDAAENVDLGQIQNLVTTAAGIDTARGDDVTVALVSFSETDANAAKEALQAAKDAAAADRMSAIIRTGIIAAAILATLIAGIVLYARRNKQQTRESIELTQIDEPSAFDELLEAPTEKLSLETSDPGPDPEPGPEEISMNKRRAEIDAIAGRDPGKTAELLRTLMDDRQDA
- the fliG gene encoding flagellar motor switch protein FliG; the encoded protein is MTDMTGVQKAAIVLMSLERERAAEVMKQFTDAEAEEITAEIIRIRRVDGETAEGALTEFHTLATQQLFQGRGGRDVAAGILEASFGSERAETVMTRVTSSLAGKSFEFLSVADPGQVVSLLDGELPQTIALVLAHLTPAQASAVLATLPDPRRTDVAQCIATMGTATQEAITIVADTLKSRTGGVFPQRDNTGVVGGVQPLVEIINRSDAATEKALLESLEARDAELAEDVRSRMLTFADIVRLGQRDVQLVLRGIDTTVLATAMKGASDPVAEVIRANLSERNRALLDDETENLGPVRVSQVEEARSEIVRVIRTLESQGDITVQRADEEAYVY
- a CDS encoding FliH/SctL family protein, translating into MSTDGFTPGIFPRITTPESEREVERARLSGYAAGHAEGMRAAAEAAAAQRARIDAENTVLRREQVRQLERATEILDAAALSLAHREETLLSAAQSHVESLAVDLAEAVIARELDSDDESARNALHRALSVVDVHALSGVRLNPADIDVLHRRGGETAPIPLVADPTVAVGDAVAMLEDGTIDARLDAAFARVRSALSEGRS
- a CDS encoding FliI/YscN family ATPase, giving the protein MTLAWPEIIETARPERLGTVSQVLGLGVDVRGLTCAVGDMVTIAGGIDAEVVATSNGQLRCMPLTPMTGITVGDAVHSNGRPLSVPTGPALLGRVLDGLGRPIDGKGPLTDAPRVTLDHQPPSVMGRNRIATPLTLGVRALDTLTTTGVGQRLGLFAGSGVGKSSLMSMIARGTDAQVSVIALVGERGREVREFIEDDLGPEGLARSVVVVSTSDQPAMARLRASFVATRIAEAFRDDGFDAMLMMDSLTRVAMAQREIGLSAGEPPATRGYPPSTFSVLAQLLERAGTDVAGSITGLYTVLVDGDDHNEPIADAARSILDGHIVLDRSLAVTGHYPAIDVLGSISRVAGKITSAGQRARATSLRTVLAARREASDLIDVGAYQPGANPRVDAAVANERGISEFLTQSIDDVVTAEESWRQLDRLVSTFGGV
- a CDS encoding flagellar FliJ family protein, with translation MARKFALTGLLRLRSIQQRQAAERLSRETMNARQAETRERHARAALGSSGTEAVDVRTLAALAASRVAARSQLAELTNLTEQHVTARDEAAHAHALAKREEKSLEKLKDAHDDRERTADLRAEQAVLDEIATTRWTETDS